Below is a window of Moraxella nasibovis DNA.
ATCAAATCATCCTAAAAAACATCAACGACGCTGGCATGGATACGACAGGTGCATCCATCATGCAGATCATGATAATTCCTGCGCTGGGTATGCTGATTGGGCTTTTATTGGCGGTGTTTGTCAGCTATCGTAAGCCCCGTGTTTATCAAAACATCGAAGTGGCGAAAGCTGCCGATGCTCTGATGACTTCTGACAAACCCAGTCATTATCGTGCTTGGGTGGCGCTGGTGGCGATTATTGCGGCGTTTTTGGTGCATTTATACACCGACTCTTTGCTGATGGGGTCGATTGCAGGTTTTGCCATATTCATGGCGTCAGGCGTGGTGAAGTGGCGTGAGGCTGACAGCGTGTTTAATGACGGCATTAAGATGATGGCGATGATTGGCTTTATCATGATCAGCGCTCAGGGGTTTGCCGAGGTGATGAAAGCGACAGGGCAGATTGATGCGCTGGTGGTGGGGGCGATGGAAGTCTTTGGGGGCAATCAAGCCGTAGCGGCGTTTGTGATGCTCATCATTGGGCTTGTGGTGACGCTTGGCATTGGCTCGTCTTTTTCAACCGTGCCGATTTTGGCGGCGATTTATGTGCCTTTGTGCATGGCACTGGGGTTTAGCATGCCTGCGACCATTGCGCTTGTTGCTACCGCAGGTGTGCTGGGTGATGCAGGTTCGCCAGCGTCCGATTCGACTTTGGGACCCACCATGGGGCTGAATATGGACGGACAGCACGACCACATCAAAGATTCGGTTTTGCCTACTTTTATCCACTATAATATCCCGCTCATCATCTTTGGCTGGATTGCGGCGATGGTGCTATAAGGACGAATCGTCTATTAAAAACGGCTGTCTTATGGCTATTTTAATATGACTATTTTAATGAATCATCAGAGGGCATTGGCTTTCTGATGATTTTTATTTTTTTTGTGATACAGTGGCGACTGTGATTGCCATGCCTTGAAAATGCGCCAAATCGACCTTATTTATGCCAAGATTTGCATCAAGCTTTTAAGCCAAATCCCTGCCAAATGAAATCTCAATCAGTCAGAGCGGCAAAGTGACTGATTGATACTTATTGATAAAATTATGATATAATACAAAAGAATAATACAGCGAGATAAAACATGACTTTTAAAGACAGCAGCATCCATGCCAAGCCTGATACCACCATCGATGCAGACTCAACGCCAGAGGAAGTGCGAGACGAGGCACAAAAAGAAGACTACGAAGACTTCGTATCGCTGAGCAGCGAGCCTGTCTTGACCAATGACGAAGAAGACGCCAGTCACCAGATCATCGAGCAAGACACGCAAGATCAAGAGGTGGTCGTGCCTGTCATGCCGCTTGTGTGATGAAGTTTTGATTAACTTTTGCAATCAAGATGGTGAGCATGTGTCTGTGCGCATTTTTATGATAATTTGACAGATAATTTGATAATTGACAATCAACCGTGAGTGAATAATGAGCGAAAATCAAGGCTGGTTTAGCCGCATGAAACAAGGACTGTCGAAGTCTAGCAAAAACCTAACTGAAGGTTTAATGAATGTGCTGGTCGGCGGTAAAGAAATCGACGATGAGCTGCTCGAAGAGGTGGAAGATCAGCTGTTGGTGGCGGACATTGGTGTGGACGCTACCAACCGCATCATCAAAAGTCTCACCGAGCAGACAGCACGAGGCGACTTGATTTACTCGCATTCGCTGTACAAAGCGCTTAAAAAAGAGCTTGTGGACATTCTTGCGCCAAAAGTGCATCCTTTGCACATCGACACGAGCAAAAAGCCTTTTGTGATATTGATGGTGGGGGTGAATGGCGTAGGCAAAACCACAACCATCGGCAAGCTTGCCAAACGACTGCAAAATGAAGGCAAATCTGTCATGCTGGCAGCAGGCGATACTTTCCGTGCGGCGGCCACTGAGCAGCTGCAAATCTGGGGTGAGAGAAATGGCATTCCTGTGGTGGCGCAAGGTCATGGCTCGGACAGCGCATCGGTCATCTTTGATGCCATGCAGTCTGCCAAAGCACGAGGTATTGATGTGCTGATCGCCGATACCGCAGGGCGCCTGCAAAATAAAACACACCTGATGAATGAGCTTGAAAAAGTAGTGCGTGTGATGAAAAAAGCCGACGAGACTGCGCCGCATGAGACGATGATCGTGCTGGACGCTGGCACAGGTCAAAACGCCATCAATCAAGTGCAAATATTCTCAGAGGCTGTGCCGCTTTCTGGTATCAGCATCACCAAGCTTGATGGTACAGCCAAAGGCGGCGTGGTGTTTAATGTCGCCCAAAATACTAATGTGCCGATTCGATACATTGGTGTGGGTGAGGGCATTGACGACTTGCAAGCCTTTGATCCGCACGAGTTTGTCGAGGCGTTGTTTGATGAAGAAAAATGACGCAGTGTGCCGCAGCTTTTAAGTTGCGGTATTTTTATGCGCCCAATCAATAGTGGTGTGTTTTTGAATTTTTAACCATAATTTTAACAATAAATTGACAATGATCAGTACACATTATACGCCGCCTTTGGGCTTGCCCTTGATGACCTTAACGGTCAAAAATGCCAAGCTGATGGCGCTTGATTGGCATGACGATAAAACCCATGAACTCTACGCCAAACTGGGCAAAAGTGCAAGCTTTGTCAAACAAGATGAGCTTAGGCATGATGATAAAGACCATTCGGTCGCCATATTGACCATGACTCAGCTTGACGAGTATTTTTCTGGGGTGCGGACGCATTTTGATGTGCCGCTTGATTTATCGTCTGGCACGCCGTTTCAGCAGGCGGTTTGGCGGGCGCTGCTTGCCATTGAATATGGGCAGACGATCAGCTATGCCAAGCTTGCGCAGAACATCGCAAAGCCCAGCGCCTTTCGAGCAGCCGCCAACGCCAATGGCAAAAACCCCATCAGTCTCATCGTGCCTTGCCATCGGGTCATCAAAGCAGATGGCGACATCGGCGGCTATACAGGCGGTGTGTTTATCAAATCGGCGCTATTGGCATTGGAGCGTGGTGCTGTGGCGGTGTGATGGTATTGTGCGTAAAGGTTTTGTGGCTTAATCAATATTTTTGTTTGGCGATTTCACTGAGCCAGCCCTTTACCGATTCACTCCGTCAAGTCAATTTAACGCATGGATTTGGGTTGGTTGTATTCAGTTTAGGCTTCTTTGTGCAAATTGTCGCAAATCCACCCTTAAAATATGCAAAAAATTCACCATAAAGCCGCTTGGCATATACCGCCACCCATTCAACTGTGATATAATAAAACGATTTTTTCCATCGCTTAATTTTTTTTGGGGGTTTTTATGTCGTATGCGCTATTTCGTCCATTCTTATTTAACATGGAGCCTGAGCGTGCGCATGAATTCACCCTAAACATGCTTGAAAAGGCGCATAAGGCGAACTTGCTTGGGTTTAGCTATGCCAGACAGTCTCTACCTACCACTTGCATGGGTATCCATCTGCTCAACCCAGTGGGGCTGGCGGCAGGCTTGGATAAAAATGGCTCGCACATCGATGCGCTGAGTGAGCTTGGCTTTGGCTTTTTGGAAGTCGGCACGGTCACGCCTCGCCCACAAGCAGGCAATGACAAGCCCAGACTGTTTCGCCTACCACAGGCTGGCGCCATCATCAACCGCATGGGCTTTAATAACGATGGCGTGGATAAAATGATAGAAAACATCGAGCGTGCCAAATATCAAGGCGTGCTTGGCATCAATATCGGCAAAAACGCCACAACGCCCGTAGAAAACGCCCTTGATGACTATGTGTGCTGCTTGGAGCGTGTGTATCCATATGCCAGCTACATCACCATCAACATCTCAAGCCCAAACACCAAAAATTTACGCAGCCTACAAAGTGCCGATGCGTTGTCGGCGCTGCTTGATGGCATTAAAACTTGCCATACTCGCCTTGCCAATGACTACGGATTTTATGTACCGCTAGCCTTAAAAATCGCCCCAGACTTGGACGAATCGCAGATCGATGAGATCGCTCGTACGGTCGTTGAGTTTGACATTGATGGGCTTATTGCCACCAATACCACGCTGTCTCGTGTGGGCGTGGAGGATTATCCACACGCAGACGAGGCGGGTGGGCTGTCTGGTCGTCCTGTCAGTCATAATAGTACGCAGATTTTGTCTTTATTCCATGACCGCTTGGCGGATAAAGTAGATCTTATCGGTGTCGGTGGTATCGATGAAGGTGAGCTTGCCGCCAAGAAATTCAAAGCAGGGGCGAAGGCGGTGCAGCTTTTCTCTGGGCTGATTTATAAAGGACCTGCGCTCATCACCGACTGCGTGCAGGCGATCGCCGAGCATCAAGAGCGTCATCAAATCGCATGAGTCATTGGGCTGAGTCGATGACATGGATTGACTTGTTCATCATGGTGATGGTGCTGCTTGGCATGTGGCGTGGTTTTGGTGCAGGCTTTGTCAAGACAGCGGCATCGCTCATCTCATGGCTGCTTGCACTCGTGGTGGCGTCACGCTTGGCAAAGTCGGTTGCGCCTTTATTGGCAGAGTTCATCTCCAACCCCATTTTGCAAATCGCAGCAGCGTTTTTGGTGGTGGCGCTGGTTGTGATGATGGCGGTGCAGCTGTTGGCGATGTCACTGACTGGACTCTTTAAGCGCTTGAAATTGGGCTTTTTGGATCGCATTTTAGGTGGTGTGCTGGGCGCTGTGACGGGCGTTTTGAAGGTCTTGATTATCCTTAGCATCGCCTCGCCTTTATTAGTGCATTTACCAAATTGGCAAACCTCCATTTTGGCGCAAAATCTTTTGCCACTCGCCCCTGTCGCTGTGCAGTTATTGCAAGAAGTGCTGGGCGAGACTTGGCAGCAAATTCAAAATCCTTACCAATCTTAACACTTGGAGTGAATTATGTGTGGTGTAATTGGCATTGTGGCGCATGAGCCTGTCAATCAAATGTTGTACGATGGCTTGACCATGTTGCAGCATCGTGGGCAAGATGCGGCGGGTATTGTTACTTTAAAAGATGACAGACTGTACCTGCGCAAAGACAACGGCATGGTGCGTGATGTCTTTTTGAATAAGCACATGGTGCGTCTGGTGGGTAATTTTGGCATCGGGCATGTGCGCTATCCGACAGCTGGCACTTCAAGCACCGCCGAAGCTCAGCCTTTGTATGTCAATTCGCCATACGGCATTGCTTTGGCGCATAATGGCAACCTAACCAACGCCGATAAAATCGCCAAAGAACTTTTTGAAAACGACCACCGTCACCTAAACACCGACTCAGACTCAGAAGTTTTGCTCAATGTATTTGCCAACGAGCTACAAAAGTCTGCCAAGGCAAACCTTGAACCAAACGACATTTTCCATGCCTTGCAAGCGGTCTATCAGCGCTGTGAGGGTGCTTATGGCGTGGTGGCGATCATCGCAGGTCATGGTCTTTTAGCATTCCGTGATCCCAATGGCATCCGTCCGCTTGTCTATGGTCAGCGTCTGACTGAGCATGGCGTGGAGTATGTGGTAGCCTCTGAATCGGTGGCGATTCAGGCGTTGGGCTTTGATATTGTTCGTGATATCGCTCCGGGTGAGGCGATTTTTATTGATTTGTCGCACAATCTACACACTAAGCAGTGCGTGGAGGGCGTCAAACACACCCCGTGCATTTTTGAATATGTGTATTTTGCCCGCCCTGATTCGATCATTGACAACATCTCAGTGCATAAGGCTCGTATGCGTATGGGCGAAAAACTTGCCCAAAAAATCGTCCGTGAGTGGGGCGAGGATCATGGCATCGATGTGGTGATTCCGATTCCTGATACTTCTCGTAATTCGGCATTGGAACTGGCGACACACTTGAATGTCAAGTATCGTGAGGGTTTTAACAAAAACCGCTACATCGGTCGTACCTTTATCATGCCAGGACAAGGTCAGCGCAAAAAGAGCGTCCGTCAAAAGCTGAACGCCATTCCGCTAGAATTTAAAAATAAAAATGTCTTGTTGGTTGATGATTCTATCGTGCGTGGTACGACTTGCCACGAGATCATTCAGATGGCACGAGACGCAGGGGCGAAAAATGTCTTTTTTGCGTCAGCAGCCCCCGAGGTGAAATTCCCCAATGTCTATGGCATCGACATGCCGTCTCGCAGTGAGCTGATTTCATCGGGTCGTACGGTGGAGGAAGTGCGCCAGATCATCGGTGCTGACCGCTTGATTTTCCAAGATTTGGACGATCTGATTGAAGCGGTGAATAACACCAAATACAGTAAAGTGCATGAGTTTGACTGCTCGGTATTTGATGGTAACTATGTGGCAGGCGGCATCGATGAGGCATACCTAGATGCACTGCAAGCTAAGCGCAACGACGCTGCCAAAAACAAAACCGTCACCGTCGTCGATACACCTGTGGACATGACAGGCGTGACGGGCGTTTGATTTGCAGGTATTTGTCATAAAATCATCATAAAATAAGTCGTGAATGCGGCTTATTTTTGTGATGATAACCAAACAAAAACCTAAAACCTTTCGACTTTTTGTGC
It encodes the following:
- a CDS encoding Na+/H+ antiporter family protein, which translates into the protein MNAVLIAVVIMVGLSLARVHVVLSLIIGAVAGGLVAGLTVADTLTAFQDGLKNGAQIALSYAILGAFAMAIAHSGAPKLLADAMTVRLNQASATRSVKWLLFAVVCVMAIFSQNLIPIHIAFIPLIIPPLLLLFNRLQVDRRLLACLMTFGLVNTYMFIPYGFGDIFLNQIILKNINDAGMDTTGASIMQIMIIPALGMLIGLLLAVFVSYRKPRVYQNIEVAKAADALMTSDKPSHYRAWVALVAIIAAFLVHLYTDSLLMGSIAGFAIFMASGVVKWREADSVFNDGIKMMAMIGFIMISAQGFAEVMKATGQIDALVVGAMEVFGGNQAVAAFVMLIIGLVVTLGIGSSFSTVPILAAIYVPLCMALGFSMPATIALVATAGVLGDAGSPASDSTLGPTMGLNMDGQHDHIKDSVLPTFIHYNIPLIIFGWIAAMVL
- the ftsY gene encoding signal recognition particle-docking protein FtsY; protein product: MSENQGWFSRMKQGLSKSSKNLTEGLMNVLVGGKEIDDELLEEVEDQLLVADIGVDATNRIIKSLTEQTARGDLIYSHSLYKALKKELVDILAPKVHPLHIDTSKKPFVILMVGVNGVGKTTTIGKLAKRLQNEGKSVMLAAGDTFRAAATEQLQIWGERNGIPVVAQGHGSDSASVIFDAMQSAKARGIDVLIADTAGRLQNKTHLMNELEKVVRVMKKADETAPHETMIVLDAGTGQNAINQVQIFSEAVPLSGISITKLDGTAKGGVVFNVAQNTNVPIRYIGVGEGIDDLQAFDPHEFVEALFDEEK
- a CDS encoding methylated-DNA--[protein]-cysteine S-methyltransferase, with the translated sequence MISTHYTPPLGLPLMTLTVKNAKLMALDWHDDKTHELYAKLGKSASFVKQDELRHDDKDHSVAILTMTQLDEYFSGVRTHFDVPLDLSSGTPFQQAVWRALLAIEYGQTISYAKLAQNIAKPSAFRAAANANGKNPISLIVPCHRVIKADGDIGGYTGGVFIKSALLALERGAVAV
- a CDS encoding quinone-dependent dihydroorotate dehydrogenase, translating into MSYALFRPFLFNMEPERAHEFTLNMLEKAHKANLLGFSYARQSLPTTCMGIHLLNPVGLAAGLDKNGSHIDALSELGFGFLEVGTVTPRPQAGNDKPRLFRLPQAGAIINRMGFNNDGVDKMIENIERAKYQGVLGINIGKNATTPVENALDDYVCCLERVYPYASYITINISSPNTKNLRSLQSADALSALLDGIKTCHTRLANDYGFYVPLALKIAPDLDESQIDEIARTVVEFDIDGLIATNTTLSRVGVEDYPHADEAGGLSGRPVSHNSTQILSLFHDRLADKVDLIGVGGIDEGELAAKKFKAGAKAVQLFSGLIYKGPALITDCVQAIAEHQERHQIA
- a CDS encoding CvpA family protein, with amino-acid sequence MSHWAESMTWIDLFIMVMVLLGMWRGFGAGFVKTAASLISWLLALVVASRLAKSVAPLLAEFISNPILQIAAAFLVVALVVMMAVQLLAMSLTGLFKRLKLGFLDRILGGVLGAVTGVLKVLIILSIASPLLVHLPNWQTSILAQNLLPLAPVAVQLLQEVLGETWQQIQNPYQS
- the purF gene encoding amidophosphoribosyltransferase, whose translation is MCGVIGIVAHEPVNQMLYDGLTMLQHRGQDAAGIVTLKDDRLYLRKDNGMVRDVFLNKHMVRLVGNFGIGHVRYPTAGTSSTAEAQPLYVNSPYGIALAHNGNLTNADKIAKELFENDHRHLNTDSDSEVLLNVFANELQKSAKANLEPNDIFHALQAVYQRCEGAYGVVAIIAGHGLLAFRDPNGIRPLVYGQRLTEHGVEYVVASESVAIQALGFDIVRDIAPGEAIFIDLSHNLHTKQCVEGVKHTPCIFEYVYFARPDSIIDNISVHKARMRMGEKLAQKIVREWGEDHGIDVVIPIPDTSRNSALELATHLNVKYREGFNKNRYIGRTFIMPGQGQRKKSVRQKLNAIPLEFKNKNVLLVDDSIVRGTTCHEIIQMARDAGAKNVFFASAAPEVKFPNVYGIDMPSRSELISSGRTVEEVRQIIGADRLIFQDLDDLIEAVNNTKYSKVHEFDCSVFDGNYVAGGIDEAYLDALQAKRNDAAKNKTVTVVDTPVDMTGVTGV